TCCTCTCTGGAATTTTTTTGTTACTCCCTCTTGGCGAAACAAAAAAGAAGTCGGAAGGTTAGTAAACCAGTATGGAACAAATTGCACTAAGAATGAAAGAACAAATGAAAATCTACGGAGAGTTGATCCCCTCAAGAAAGAAAAGATCTTTAACTACAAATGTTCAACTTATGGTTCTCGGATTTTGTATTCTTTTGCCAAACCTATTATTTGCACAGAAAACTACCACAAATCTAAAAGAAGAAACACAAATCCAAACCTTCTTAAAAGTCACAGAACAAATTCGTTGTATTTGTTTGCCAAGTCTCCCCATCCAATCTTGTTCCTTCAATATGTGTGCGGCTTCCAGTTATCTCAAATCCTTTATTGAAAACCGAATCAAAGACGGAATGAAGGAAGAGGAAATCATTTCAAAAATGGAAAATGGTTTTGGAGATTCTGTTTTAAAAGACCCCATTGTGGTGATGTTTCAGGAAAATGGAAACCAAGGGATGGTGGATTCCATTGTATATGGTTTTGGACCCAAAATATTAGCTCAACCTGATGGAACCTGGATTAATTTCACTTTATTTGCATTAGGTGCCTTTGGTCTTTTTGGAATTTATAAATATGGAACTAGAAAAAAGAAGGATCTTTTACAATCAAATGTAGCTTCTGACAGTGGCCAAAAGTCTTCCACAGAAGAAATCAAAAACAAAATTCGTAAGTACGAAGAAGAAACTTAAAAAAAAATACTTACATTTGTTATCCGTTGATTCAAAGGGAAAAGTAAGTTTAGAGAGAACTCCACTTTTCCCGAACTAAAACGAGTTCTTTTACGAGTCGATGGATGTTTTTTATGTTTAGTTTTGTATTCAAACTGATTCGTAACCTTGGGGTAGGAACTGTCGGAGGTCGAATGGCTCTCACATCCAGACCCGCTTCTTGCAAAGATGCTGCATAAAATAAGGCCTCTTTTTCTGTCTCAAGTAAAAGTGGAATAATATGGGATGTGGAATTCGTAATTAAAAATCCATTTTGTTTTAAGGATTGTTTTAATTCCTCTGCCATCGTTAACAAATTTTTCCTTTCCTTGTCCATGGAACCAAGTAAGGAAAGTGCAAAAGAGGCAAGTTCTGAAACCATAGGAAGAGGAGCCGTAGAAAAAATAAAAGACCGCATTACATTTACTAAGTGGTCACGACCTATTCTTTTGGTAACAATGATTCCCCCTTCAAGTCCCAAAGACTTTCCTAAGGTATAAACCCGGTAGTCAATGGACTGAATTTCCTTATGGTCCAAGTCTCGGAAAACAAGTCCCTTGCCCATAGGGCCATAAATTCCAAATGCGTGAGCTTCATCCAAAACAAGAACAAATCCAAATTCATTTTTTAAAGCTAGTAAAGATTTTAAATCGGGAGAATCTCCATCCATACTAAACAAAGATTCTGTCACCACGATTCGTTTTTTGTTTCGTGAAGGATCTTCCAAATCTACTTTTTCCAAAAGCGATCGTAAGTGGATCAGATCTAGATGGTTGTAGTATTTTTTCTTTGCGCCAGAGATACGAATCCCATCTAAAATAGAGGCATGGTTGAGGCGATCGGTAAACACGTAACAGTCGGGGCCGGCAATGGAATCCAAAAGACCAAAGTTAGCTGTAAAACCTGTGGAAACAAGAAGAGCTGCCTCCCCTTCTACAAAATTGGCAAACTCTCTTTCAAACCTGTCCATCGAGGCTGAATTCCCTCGAACCAAACGTGAAGCAGTCGAACCAAAGGGATAAATATCTTTTTGTGATTGGAAAAAATCCAACATACTCGGATTAGT
This portion of the Leptospira terpstrae serovar Hualin str. LT 11-33 = ATCC 700639 genome encodes:
- a CDS encoding cytochrome c-type biogenesis protein CcmH, whose protein sequence is MVLGFCILLPNLLFAQKTTTNLKEETQIQTFLKVTEQIRCICLPSLPIQSCSFNMCAASSYLKSFIENRIKDGMKEEEIISKMENGFGDSVLKDPIVVMFQENGNQGMVDSIVYGFGPKILAQPDGTWINFTLFALGAFGLFGIYKYGTRKKKDLLQSNVASDSGQKSSTEEIKNKIRKYEEET
- a CDS encoding aminotransferase class I/II-fold pyridoxal phosphate-dependent enzyme; this translates as MANHWEEVQKKLDSIHEKQLFRETRIYQGIDFCSNDYMGLATNPSMLDFFQSQKDIYPFGSTASRLVRGNSASMDRFEREFANFVEGEAALLVSTGFTANFGLLDSIAGPDCYVFTDRLNHASILDGIRISGAKKKYYNHLDLIHLRSLLEKVDLEDPSRNKKRIVVTESLFSMDGDSPDLKSLLALKNEFGFVLVLDEAHAFGIYGPMGKGLVFRDLDHKEIQSIDYRVYTLGKSLGLEGGIIVTKRIGRDHLVNVMRSFIFSTAPLPMVSELASFALSLLGSMDKERKNLLTMAEELKQSLKQNGFLITNSTSHIIPLLLETEKEALFYAASLQEAGLDVRAIRPPTVPTPRLRISLNTKLNIKNIHRLVKELVLVREKWSSL